Proteins from a single region of Humidesulfovibrio mexicanus:
- a CDS encoding glycosyltransferase yields the protein MRILMSIPSLERGGAERQFAALAAGLAARGHEVLAVTLDRAGPLAGELGRARLVELMRGAGRNGLGALAALAGLLRREAPQVHYAFLPTCTVRAAMLAPLVPATRLVLGIRAADSARGPNAPRRLAGRLLLELEARLSPLADLVVANSEAARKACVGRGFAPGRLHVVANSVDTARFLPDRERGAALRRQWGVVAGQTLVGVAARLDPHKGHAVFLEAAALASAARPDLRFVCLGGGPQTLAAGLRERALALGVADRVAWTGEHADMPAAYNALDMLCLPSERESAPNVLAEGLACGLPCLASRVGDCEGMLGECGLTVAPGDAVALAGGMLALLARREAEGAGLAVRCRARAEGLFSVERMVEETEALFLKTRGAGGRQG from the coding sequence GTGCGCATCCTGATGAGCATTCCCAGCCTGGAGCGCGGCGGAGCGGAGCGGCAGTTCGCGGCCCTGGCCGCTGGCCTTGCCGCGCGCGGGCACGAGGTGCTGGCCGTGACCCTGGACCGCGCCGGACCGCTGGCCGGGGAGCTTGGCCGGGCGCGGCTGGTGGAGCTCATGCGGGGCGCTGGCCGGAACGGCCTCGGCGCTCTGGCGGCCCTGGCCGGGCTCCTGCGGCGCGAGGCCCCGCAGGTCCACTACGCTTTTCTTCCCACCTGCACCGTGCGCGCGGCGATGCTCGCCCCGCTTGTCCCGGCGACGCGGCTGGTCCTGGGCATCCGCGCCGCAGACAGCGCACGGGGGCCCAACGCCCCGAGACGGCTGGCCGGACGGCTGCTGCTGGAGCTGGAGGCCCGGCTCTCGCCCCTGGCCGATCTGGTCGTCGCCAACTCCGAGGCCGCGCGAAAGGCCTGCGTGGGGCGCGGCTTTGCGCCGGGCCGCCTGCATGTGGTGGCCAACAGCGTGGACACGGCCCGCTTCCTCCCGGACAGGGAGAGGGGCGCGGCCCTGCGCCGCCAATGGGGGGTGGTGGCGGGCCAGACGCTGGTGGGCGTGGCCGCCCGGCTGGACCCGCACAAGGGCCATGCCGTATTTCTTGAGGCTGCGGCCCTGGCCTCGGCGGCCCGGCCGGACCTGCGCTTCGTCTGTCTGGGTGGCGGGCCGCAAACCTTGGCCGCCGGGCTGCGGGAGCGGGCGCTGGCGCTGGGAGTGGCGGACCGCGTGGCTTGGACCGGGGAGCACGCGGACATGCCCGCGGCGTACAACGCCCTGGATATGCTGTGCCTGCCGTCGGAACGGGAGTCCGCGCCCAACGTGCTGGCCGAGGGCCTGGCCTGCGGCCTGCCCTGCCTGGCCAGCCGCGTGGGCGACTGCGAGGGGATGCTGGGGGAATGCGGGCTGACGGTTGCGCCCGGAGACGCCGTCGCCCTGGCCGGGGGGATGCTGGCCCTGCTGGCCCGGCGCGAGGCCGAGGGCGCAGGCCTGGCCGTGCGCTGCCGGGCGCGGGCCGAGGGTCTGTTTTCCGTGGAGCGCATGGTGGAGGAGACCGAGGCGTTGTTTTTGAAGACGCGAGGCGCGGGCGGCCGCCAGGGCTGA
- a CDS encoding rubredoxin-like domain-containing protein, whose translation MQPETEPLAKAFVRQSMAAAKNRVRAQKAAQEEDPAQALFLALAQAQEVQAKKALLLLRGRIGPTRENVAEALQESREMAVETLPWTVLAQAEGDRAAGALLVQMARALASHLVLDAGGAEQEFHVCSICGYIHAGGAPGRCPVCQALPEKFAGVRA comes from the coding sequence ATGCAGCCGGAAACCGAGCCTCTTGCCAAAGCCTTCGTGCGGCAGTCCATGGCCGCGGCAAAGAACCGCGTGCGCGCCCAGAAGGCCGCGCAGGAGGAGGACCCCGCCCAGGCCCTGTTCCTGGCCCTGGCCCAGGCCCAGGAGGTGCAGGCCAAAAAGGCCCTGCTGCTGCTGCGCGGCCGCATCGGCCCCACGCGGGAAAACGTGGCCGAGGCGCTGCAGGAATCGCGCGAGATGGCCGTGGAGACCCTGCCCTGGACCGTGCTGGCCCAGGCCGAGGGCGACCGCGCCGCCGGGGCGCTTCTGGTGCAGATGGCCCGGGCCCTGGCCAGCCATCTGGTCCTGGACGCGGGGGGCGCGGAACAGGAGTTCCATGTGTGCTCCATTTGCGGATACATCCACGCGGGGGGCGCGCCTGGCCGTTGTCCCGTGTGCCAGGCCCTGCCGGAAAAGTTCGCCGGCGTGCGGGCGTAG
- a CDS encoding 4Fe-4S binding protein — translation MKTLIAARMERCIGCQSCSLACARLVHKRLSWFTAGIRIASSGGISTGFEARVCLACDPPPCAAACPTGSLTPRKSDGGVKQDKSLCIRCGKCVAACPVGAIVQDELDNPYVCIHCGRCVPFCPHDCLELAEKGQANIVQEVAE, via the coding sequence ATGAAGACCCTCATCGCCGCGCGCATGGAGCGCTGCATCGGCTGCCAGAGTTGTTCGCTCGCCTGCGCAAGGCTGGTTCACAAACGCTTGTCCTGGTTCACCGCGGGCATCCGCATCGCGTCCTCCGGCGGCATCTCCACGGGTTTCGAGGCCCGCGTGTGCCTGGCCTGCGACCCGCCTCCCTGCGCGGCCGCCTGCCCCACAGGGTCCCTTACCCCCCGCAAAAGCGACGGCGGCGTGAAACAGGACAAAAGCCTGTGCATCCGCTGCGGCAAGTGCGTGGCCGCCTGCCCGGTGGGCGCCATCGTGCAGGACGAGCTGGACAACCCTTACGTGTGCATCCACTGCGGCCGCTGCGTGCCCTTCTGCCCCCACGACTGCCTGGAGCTGGCCGAAAAGGGCCAGGCCAACATCGTCCAGGAGGTGGCCGAATGA
- a CDS encoding sensor histidine kinase: MADSPVRCPGAPRPRPDSGLFAGPPTAPLPPDPALCLENDVPRRRALEARALVKMDEAESHGFGLDEQRMLSAFFDLAQEYDSRRDLLTISVLLPMIFFDQDMRVYLRCGPRSWRLARCLRIPPKLPYFEPPPRPCVRGCDYYAPITARKDTADLLGYPLEHGVMGWIEIAGGAALSQARQNFFERYAGRIGVQLHNRLASAKNREHLSFIQNLVADIGHNVIVPNMTFKLFFNRLRGAIGQLEALVDAAPAQTPGDFLRELDLVQSTLRTQYEEISRHYEQTSLFLETLLRRRHFEEGRYVLEKRLVNLRKQVVEPQVERFRPRLVDRGIGIDLSMGGIPDVPVQIMADLGLMAQVYANLFSNAVKYTSAVATPDGRSAKFMAYGWDVLPEAFGPGRPGVKLNVFTTGPNVPEEERGGLFQPGFRASTMGGEHGTGHGLAFVRQVVDLHGGQVGYEAAPLGNNFFIILPIEPEAAQPTE, translated from the coding sequence ATGGCTGACAGCCCCGTGCGCTGTCCCGGCGCGCCGCGCCCGCGGCCCGACAGCGGGCTTTTCGCCGGGCCGCCGACCGCGCCGCTTCCGCCCGACCCGGCCCTGTGCCTGGAGAACGATGTCCCGCGGCGGCGCGCCCTGGAAGCCCGCGCCCTGGTCAAAATGGACGAGGCCGAGAGCCATGGCTTCGGCCTTGACGAACAGCGGATGCTCAGCGCCTTTTTCGATCTCGCCCAGGAGTACGACTCGCGGCGTGATTTGCTGACCATAAGCGTGCTTTTGCCCATGATCTTTTTCGATCAGGACATGCGCGTGTACCTGCGCTGCGGCCCGCGCTCCTGGCGGCTGGCCCGCTGCCTGCGCATTCCGCCCAAGTTGCCGTACTTCGAGCCGCCGCCGCGGCCGTGCGTGCGCGGGTGCGACTATTACGCGCCCATCACCGCCCGCAAGGACACCGCAGATCTGCTCGGCTACCCGCTGGAGCACGGCGTCATGGGGTGGATCGAGATCGCCGGGGGCGCGGCCCTGTCCCAGGCGCGGCAGAATTTTTTCGAGCGGTACGCCGGGCGCATCGGCGTGCAGTTGCACAACCGGCTCGCCAGCGCCAAGAACCGCGAGCACCTCTCTTTCATCCAGAACCTGGTGGCCGACATCGGGCACAACGTCATTGTGCCCAACATGACCTTCAAGCTTTTTTTTAATCGTCTGCGCGGCGCGATAGGCCAGCTGGAGGCTCTTGTGGACGCCGCCCCGGCCCAGACCCCGGGCGACTTCCTGCGCGAACTGGACCTGGTGCAGTCCACCCTGCGCACGCAGTACGAGGAGATCAGCCGCCACTACGAGCAGACCAGTCTGTTTTTGGAGACGCTTTTGCGGCGCAGGCATTTCGAGGAAGGGCGCTACGTGCTGGAAAAGCGCTTGGTGAACCTGCGCAAGCAGGTGGTGGAGCCGCAGGTGGAGCGCTTCCGCCCCAGGCTGGTGGACCGGGGCATCGGCATCGACCTTTCCATGGGCGGCATCCCCGATGTCCCCGTGCAGATCATGGCCGATCTGGGGCTTATGGCCCAGGTGTACGCCAACCTGTTTTCCAACGCCGTGAAATACACCAGCGCGGTCGCCACCCCGGACGGCCGCAGCGCCAAGTTCATGGCCTACGGCTGGGATGTCCTGCCCGAGGCCTTCGGCCCCGGACGCCCCGGCGTCAAGCTCAACGTGTTCACCACAGGCCCCAACGTGCCGGAGGAGGAGCGCGGCGGATTGTTTCAGCCCGGGTTCCGGGCCAGCACCATGGGCGGCGAGCACGGCACCGGACACGGCCTGGCCTTTGTGCGCCAGGTGGTGGACCTGCACGGCGGGCAGGTCGGCTACGAGGCCGCGCCCCTGGGCAACAACTTCTTCATCATCCTGCCCATAGAGCCGGAGGCCGCACAGCCCACGGAATAG
- a CDS encoding PAS domain S-box protein translates to MPHTPATLAGKTRAKAALLSVLAAALWVGATVCAAAAAGEPRSIVAAVPANLPPLYTLGSNGRPTGFAAEVLRQVALRAGYSLRFVAVADQVEAMRLVETGQADMVPGLGADSERATRLLFSRPFETQAVHIYTRAESPRREDLASLAGLRVSVVAGSIPLERLARAGSVPHVAQSLPQALFDLFSGQTDALVFQAPLVEHASKAAGLEDRLVRSKAPLLEVNRALAVSPRRPELLADLDRVLGQYRETPEFRLLYRQWHAAAAPPVLTPMAMGIMAAIVVVVGAVLLTWRYVSLLRVNRRLLAALTERDQALAALRLGQDRMEALLTLIHMDSADTRGLVGFALDQGVALTGSGMGFLFFVEGDRIDPEQVHWRLPDGATSPPEGLTPSYTPARGGLWADCLRTKAPVLVNDYPAYAAERPLPQGHPDLARFMAVPLLETEQVVAVLGVANKQTPYDDNDTRQLQLFLAGLWRVLQARRDAESIRKSRDYAESLIEGANAMLVRLDTEGRTTLFNAAAERITGYSRSEVLGREWNAQMLPGHLSNVSAALYGDFMAGRTALPRQHEGVLLTKNGLLRHISWQNSLLREGERVAGIIAFGIDITEQKEAQAELTRLHRAIEQAAEGVVIAAEPGVILYANPAFERMTGREPGGHGLKGKGVFDLDLAVLEHHSCVTPAEGQEGTWRGTCSFARPDGVAMEVEFTVSAIRSRADRLVSYVAVCRDVTEKRLLEHQLWQAQKMEALGTLAGGIAHDFNNLLASIMGFTELALDDLPAQSRARACLDRVLGASLRAREMVRQILSFSRRGEHKLRHLRADSVVGEALKLMEASLAKNIEIRAVLASHSFILADPSQVHQIVMNLCTNAAQAMRECGGRLEVRTGRGLLPPEIAARRRLSPGEYVRLDVEDQGPGIAPELLGRIFDPFFTTKGPGEGTGLGLAVVHGIVTSLGGDVWAESEPGSGARFSVLLPAQLPPPEAPAEKSPEDLRGSERILVVDDEPDLLDFCREALAPLGYQVTTTSDPQAALEALRQAPQDCDLLVTDLNMPRISGLALAEELRPLAPRLPIVLITGFSRTIPPDRLESLGAVRILPKPFSTSELALAVRQAFAGPTGGSNAPSHSSG, encoded by the coding sequence ATGCCGCACACCCCGGCGACCCTTGCGGGGAAGACCCGCGCAAAGGCCGCGCTTTTGAGCGTCCTGGCGGCAGCGCTGTGGGTCGGGGCCACGGTGTGCGCCGCGGCCGCCGCCGGGGAGCCCCGGTCCATCGTCGCCGCCGTTCCGGCCAACCTGCCGCCGCTGTACACCCTGGGCTCCAATGGGCGGCCCACGGGGTTCGCCGCCGAGGTGCTGCGGCAGGTGGCCCTGCGCGCGGGCTATTCCCTGCGTTTTGTCGCCGTGGCGGACCAGGTGGAGGCCATGCGCCTGGTGGAGACGGGCCAGGCCGACATGGTGCCTGGGCTGGGTGCCGATTCGGAGCGCGCCACGCGCCTGCTCTTCAGCCGCCCCTTCGAGACCCAGGCCGTGCACATCTACACCCGTGCGGAAAGCCCGCGCCGGGAGGATTTGGCCTCCCTTGCGGGGCTGCGCGTGTCCGTGGTGGCGGGCAGCATTCCCTTGGAGCGGCTGGCGCGTGCAGGAAGCGTCCCCCATGTGGCGCAATCCCTGCCGCAGGCGCTTTTCGACCTGTTCTCGGGGCAGACGGACGCGCTGGTCTTTCAGGCTCCCCTGGTGGAGCACGCGTCCAAGGCCGCCGGGCTTGAGGACAGGCTTGTCCGCAGCAAGGCGCCCCTGCTGGAGGTGAACCGCGCCCTGGCCGTGAGCCCCAGGCGACCGGAGTTGCTGGCCGATCTGGACCGCGTCCTGGGCCAATACCGCGAAACCCCGGAGTTCCGGCTGCTGTATCGGCAATGGCACGCCGCCGCCGCTCCCCCGGTGCTGACCCCCATGGCCATGGGCATCATGGCCGCCATAGTGGTGGTGGTGGGCGCGGTGCTGCTCACCTGGCGGTACGTGTCCCTGCTGCGCGTGAACCGCAGGCTGCTGGCGGCCCTGACCGAGCGGGACCAGGCCCTGGCCGCGCTGCGCCTGGGGCAGGACCGCATGGAGGCCCTGCTGACCCTCATCCACATGGACAGCGCCGACACCAGAGGGCTGGTGGGCTTCGCCCTGGACCAGGGCGTGGCCCTCACCGGCAGCGGCATGGGCTTTCTGTTTTTTGTCGAGGGGGATCGCATCGACCCGGAGCAGGTCCATTGGCGTCTGCCGGACGGGGCAACGTCTCCTCCGGAGGGGCTCACCCCCTCCTACACCCCGGCCAGGGGCGGCCTTTGGGCCGATTGCCTGCGCACCAAGGCCCCGGTGCTGGTCAACGACTACCCCGCCTATGCCGCGGAACGGCCACTGCCCCAGGGGCACCCGGATTTGGCGCGGTTCATGGCCGTGCCCCTGCTGGAGACCGAGCAGGTGGTGGCCGTGCTGGGCGTGGCCAACAAGCAGACCCCCTACGATGACAACGACACCCGCCAGCTCCAGCTCTTTCTGGCCGGGCTGTGGCGCGTGCTTCAGGCCCGCCGCGACGCCGAGTCCATCCGCAAGTCGCGCGACTACGCCGAAAGCCTCATCGAAGGCGCCAACGCCATGCTGGTGCGTCTGGATACCGAGGGCCGCACCACCCTGTTCAACGCCGCGGCCGAGCGCATCACCGGCTACAGCCGCTCCGAGGTGCTGGGCCGCGAATGGAACGCCCAGATGCTGCCGGGGCACCTTTCCAACGTAAGCGCCGCGCTGTACGGCGACTTCATGGCCGGGCGCACCGCCCTGCCGCGCCAGCACGAGGGCGTGCTGCTGACAAAAAATGGCCTGCTCCGGCACATTTCCTGGCAGAACAGCCTGCTCCGCGAGGGGGAGCGGGTCGCCGGAATCATCGCCTTCGGCATCGACATCACCGAGCAGAAGGAGGCGCAAGCGGAACTGACGCGCCTGCACCGCGCCATCGAGCAGGCGGCGGAAGGCGTGGTCATCGCCGCTGAACCGGGGGTCATCCTCTACGCCAATCCGGCCTTCGAGCGCATGACCGGCCGGGAGCCCGGCGGCCACGGCCTGAAGGGCAAGGGCGTGTTCGATCTGGACCTTGCCGTGCTGGAGCACCACAGCTGCGTCACCCCGGCCGAGGGCCAGGAGGGCACCTGGCGCGGCACCTGCTCCTTCGCCCGGCCGGACGGGGTCGCCATGGAGGTGGAGTTTACCGTTTCCGCCATACGCAGCCGCGCGGACAGGCTGGTAAGCTACGTGGCTGTGTGCCGCGACGTGACCGAGAAGCGCCTGCTGGAGCATCAACTGTGGCAGGCCCAGAAGATGGAGGCCCTGGGCACCCTGGCCGGCGGCATCGCCCACGACTTCAACAACCTGCTGGCGTCCATCATGGGCTTCACCGAGCTGGCGCTCGACGATCTGCCCGCCCAGTCCCGCGCGCGCGCCTGCCTGGACCGGGTGCTCGGCGCCAGCCTGCGCGCCCGCGAAATGGTCCGGCAGATCCTTTCCTTCAGCCGCCGCGGCGAACACAAGCTGCGCCACCTGCGCGCGGATTCCGTGGTGGGCGAGGCCCTGAAGCTCATGGAGGCCTCCCTGGCCAAGAACATTGAAATCCGCGCGGTGCTCGCCTCCCATTCGTTCATCCTGGCCGACCCCTCCCAGGTCCATCAGATCGTCATGAACCTGTGCACCAACGCGGCCCAGGCCATGCGCGAATGCGGCGGCAGGCTGGAAGTGCGGACCGGGCGCGGCCTGTTGCCTCCGGAGATCGCCGCCAGGCGGCGGCTGTCCCCGGGGGAATATGTGCGCCTTGACGTGGAGGACCAGGGGCCGGGCATTGCGCCGGAACTGCTGGGCCGTATTTTTGACCCCTTCTTCACCACCAAGGGCCCGGGCGAGGGCACTGGCCTGGGCCTGGCCGTGGTGCACGGCATTGTGACCAGCCTGGGCGGCGACGTGTGGGCGGAGAGCGAGCCCGGAAGCGGGGCGCGCTTCAGCGTGCTGCTGCCCGCCCAACTGCCGCCGCCGGAGGCTCCGGCCGAAAAAAGCCCCGAGGACTTGCGCGGCAGCGAACGCATTCTTGTGGTGGATGATGAGCCAGACTTGCTGGACTTTTGCCGCGAGGCGCTGGCCCCGCTGGGCTACCAGGTGACCACCACAAGCGATCCCCAGGCCGCACTGGAGGCCCTGCGCCAGGCCCCGCAGGATTGCGACCTGCTCGTCACCGATCTCAACATGCCCCGAATCAGCGGTTTGGCGCTTGCCGAGGAGCTGCGGCCGCTGGCCCCCCGTTTGCCCATCGTGCTCATCACCGGCTTCAGCAGGACCATACCCCCGGACCGCCTGGAATCCCTCGGCGCGGTGCGGATTCTGCCCAAGCCCTTTTCCACAAGCGAGCTGGCCCTGGCCGTGCGCCAGGCCTTTGCCGGCCCCACGGGAGGGAGCAATGCCCCATCGCATTCTAGTGGTTGA
- a CDS encoding aldehyde ferredoxin oxidoreductase N-terminal domain-containing protein has product MIRPHFRVVIVDLSARKTRVENLPGREQWLGGSGLAALCFEKYGDPALPWNDPAQPLIFAIGPLTGYFPLMSKTVCAFLSPYHGQYAESHAGGRSALALRFADMDALVVVGRAERPCVLSIGHKHMEIKDAPFLWGKDVFTTGKMLRNMLSGSGTRSILRIGPAGENGCAYACINVDTYRHFGRLGAGAVMGAKNLKAIAIQGDASFPLPEGKAYAQAFKDIYALLTETSMMSKYHDLGTAGNMAALNELKSLPWRNLQATTDPGIEGISGERFAKDMLLRNTACAGCPVGCIHIGFLREKFMADNRYLYRQVAYDYEPIFSLGSMLGMTDGFAVLGLMDAVEREGLDCMSGGVALAWATEALQKGHISLAETLTPLQFGDAEGYKAAIGHLGRGTNEFYRRLAQGTMKAASHYNGQDYACVLGQEMAGYATGETFFVSESLSFRHSHLDSSAYSADQKPQDKDAEKVASGFVKDEASRIVLTSMVGCLFARGVYTTERLQQALGSLGYEDAAANLEPAGQAIQRLRWRLRMRSGYDPVHAKIPKRYTEVVTWKGPIDAEYMETLRQTYAAKLVELGSESQPG; this is encoded by the coding sequence ATGATCCGCCCGCACTTCCGCGTCGTCATCGTGGACCTCTCCGCGCGCAAGACCCGCGTGGAGAACCTGCCCGGCCGCGAGCAGTGGCTCGGCGGCTCCGGCCTGGCCGCCCTGTGCTTCGAAAAGTACGGCGACCCGGCCCTGCCCTGGAACGACCCCGCGCAGCCGCTCATTTTCGCCATCGGCCCGCTCACCGGCTACTTCCCGCTCATGAGCAAGACCGTGTGCGCGTTCCTCTCGCCCTATCACGGCCAGTACGCCGAAAGCCACGCCGGGGGCCGCAGCGCCCTGGCCCTGCGCTTCGCCGACATGGACGCGCTGGTGGTCGTCGGCCGGGCGGAGCGCCCCTGCGTGCTGTCCATCGGCCACAAGCACATGGAGATCAAGGACGCGCCCTTTCTCTGGGGCAAAGACGTGTTCACCACCGGCAAGATGCTGCGCAACATGCTTTCCGGCTCCGGCACGCGCAGCATCCTGCGCATCGGCCCGGCCGGGGAAAACGGCTGCGCCTACGCCTGCATCAACGTGGACACGTACCGCCACTTCGGCCGCCTGGGCGCGGGCGCGGTAATGGGCGCAAAGAACCTCAAGGCCATCGCCATCCAGGGCGACGCCTCCTTCCCCCTGCCCGAGGGCAAGGCCTACGCCCAGGCCTTCAAGGACATCTACGCCCTGCTCACCGAAACCAGCATGATGAGCAAGTACCATGACCTGGGCACCGCCGGGAACATGGCCGCGCTCAACGAACTCAAGAGTCTGCCCTGGCGCAATCTGCAGGCCACCACGGACCCCGGCATCGAGGGCATCAGCGGCGAGCGCTTCGCCAAGGACATGCTGCTCAGGAACACCGCCTGCGCGGGCTGCCCCGTGGGCTGCATCCACATCGGCTTCCTGCGAGAGAAGTTCATGGCCGACAACCGCTACCTGTACCGGCAGGTGGCCTACGACTACGAGCCCATCTTCTCCCTGGGCTCCATGCTCGGCATGACCGACGGCTTCGCGGTGCTGGGCCTCATGGACGCGGTGGAGCGCGAGGGGCTGGACTGCATGAGCGGCGGCGTGGCCCTGGCCTGGGCCACCGAGGCCTTGCAGAAAGGCCACATATCCCTTGCCGAAACCCTGACGCCGCTGCAATTCGGGGATGCGGAAGGCTACAAGGCCGCCATAGGCCACCTGGGGCGCGGAACAAACGAATTCTACCGCAGGCTGGCCCAGGGCACCATGAAGGCCGCCAGCCACTACAACGGCCAGGACTACGCCTGCGTGCTGGGGCAGGAAATGGCCGGCTACGCCACGGGCGAGACCTTCTTCGTGTCCGAGTCCCTGAGCTTCCGGCACTCGCACCTGGACTCCAGCGCCTACTCCGCCGACCAGAAGCCGCAGGACAAGGACGCCGAAAAGGTCGCCTCGGGCTTCGTCAAGGACGAGGCCAGCCGCATCGTGCTCACCAGCATGGTGGGCTGCCTGTTCGCGCGCGGGGTGTACACCACGGAGCGTCTGCAGCAGGCCCTTGGCTCCCTGGGCTACGAGGATGCGGCCGCCAACCTTGAGCCCGCGGGCCAAGCCATCCAGCGCCTGCGCTGGCGGCTGCGGATGCGCTCCGGCTACGACCCCGTTCACGCCAAAATCCCCAAGCGCTACACCGAGGTCGTGACCTGGAAAGGCCCCATAGACGCCGAGTACATGGAGACCCTGCGGCAAACCTATGCCGCAAAGCTTGTGGAGTTGGGCAGCGAATCCCAGCCAGGCTGA
- a CDS encoding response regulator — MPHRILVVDDDTDVRDLVCRMLEQDGYEAVPAKDGRQALERLSLLPPDLVITDVVMPDVDGFEVLLKLRHLAPGVETMVMSGGGRVAPDFYLETARRLGARAVLRKPFTKAEILAAVRDILGPGQGQQPPSQES, encoded by the coding sequence ATGCCCCATCGCATTCTAGTGGTTGACGACGACACCGACGTGCGCGACCTTGTGTGCCGAATGCTTGAACAGGACGGCTACGAGGCCGTGCCCGCCAAGGATGGCCGGCAGGCCCTGGAACGCCTGAGCCTGCTGCCACCGGACCTGGTCATCACCGACGTGGTGATGCCGGACGTGGACGGGTTCGAGGTGCTTTTGAAGCTGCGCCATCTCGCCCCCGGCGTGGAGACCATGGTCATGTCCGGAGGCGGGCGCGTGGCTCCGGATTTCTATCTGGAGACCGCGCGCAGGCTGGGCGCGCGCGCCGTGCTGCGCAAGCCCTTCACCAAGGCCGAAATTCTCGCCGCTGTCCGGGACATCCTTGGGCCGGGGCAGGGCCAACAACCGCCAAGTCAGGAGTCGTAA
- a CDS encoding sigma-54-dependent transcriptional regulator, whose amino-acid sequence MANILVVDDDELFRELLCTSVERHGHKALAAGTLAQARRIAARNAVDVVYLDVRLPDGSGALAIEELRAGKDPPEVIIVTGQGDPDGAELALRCGAWDYIEKPASVDRMTLPMLRALSYRAEKRRQRIPALPETSGIVGKSPRLAACLAQAGMAAASGVDVFITGETGTGKEIFARAIHASGGRAQGPFVVVDCTTLPGTLAESVLFGHERGSFTGADRKQTGLIEQADGGTLFLDEIGELPLLMQAKFLRVLQERSFRPVGGGQLHKSEFRLVAATNRDLAAMAERGEFRQDLLFRLGAFCLELPPLREREGDIKELLDWRMAQHAARAGNPAPEPSPEYLELLLSHHWPGNVREFLQTVDMSLVSAMGEAMLLPQHLPLDLRVRLMRGRVASRGLSPVEGGQERAAGTLGTWREHRARLLDRAEAEYFSALMDRAGGDAALAAELSGLKSARLYELLGKHGLVKGRRGPA is encoded by the coding sequence ATGGCCAATATCCTTGTGGTGGACGACGACGAGCTGTTCCGGGAGCTCTTGTGCACCTCCGTGGAGCGGCACGGGCACAAGGCCCTGGCCGCCGGAACCCTGGCCCAGGCCCGGCGCATCGCCGCGCGGAATGCCGTGGACGTGGTGTACCTGGACGTGCGCCTGCCCGATGGCTCCGGCGCCTTGGCCATAGAGGAGCTGCGGGCGGGCAAGGACCCTCCGGAGGTCATCATCGTCACCGGGCAGGGCGACCCGGACGGCGCGGAGCTGGCCCTGCGCTGCGGGGCTTGGGACTACATAGAAAAACCCGCCAGCGTGGACCGCATGACCCTGCCCATGCTGCGCGCCCTGTCCTACCGGGCCGAAAAGCGCCGCCAGCGCATCCCCGCCCTGCCCGAGACCTCCGGCATCGTGGGCAAGAGCCCCAGGCTGGCCGCCTGCCTGGCCCAGGCGGGCATGGCCGCGGCCAGCGGGGTGGACGTGTTCATCACCGGCGAGACCGGCACCGGCAAGGAAATCTTCGCCAGGGCCATCCACGCCAGCGGCGGCCGCGCCCAGGGGCCTTTCGTGGTGGTGGACTGCACCACGCTGCCCGGAACCCTGGCCGAGAGCGTGCTCTTCGGTCACGAGCGGGGCTCCTTCACCGGGGCGGACCGCAAGCAGACCGGGCTCATCGAGCAGGCCGACGGCGGCACCCTGTTCCTGGACGAAATAGGCGAATTGCCATTGCTCATGCAGGCCAAATTTCTGCGCGTGCTGCAGGAGCGGAGCTTCCGGCCCGTGGGCGGCGGCCAATTGCACAAAAGCGAGTTCCGGCTGGTGGCGGCCACCAACCGGGACTTGGCCGCCATGGCCGAACGCGGCGAGTTCCGCCAGGACCTGTTGTTCCGCCTGGGGGCCTTCTGCCTGGAACTGCCCCCCCTGCGCGAACGCGAGGGCGACATCAAGGAATTGCTGGACTGGCGCATGGCCCAGCACGCCGCCCGCGCGGGCAACCCCGCCCCGGAGCCCAGCCCGGAGTATCTGGAGCTGCTGCTGTCGCACCATTGGCCGGGCAATGTGCGCGAGTTTTTGCAAACCGTGGACATGAGCCTGGTTTCGGCCATGGGCGAGGCCATGCTGCTGCCGCAGCACCTGCCCCTGGACCTGCGCGTCCGCCTCATGCGGGGGCGGGTGGCCTCGCGCGGGCTTTCTCCTGTGGAGGGCGGCCAGGAGCGCGCAGCCGGAACCCTGGGGACCTGGAGGGAACACCGCGCCCGCCTGCTGGACAGGGCCGAGGCCGAGTACTTTTCCGCGCTCATGGACCGCGCCGGGGGAGACGCGGCGTTGGCGGCCGAACTCTCCGGCCTCAAGAGCGCCCGGCTGTACGAACTGTTGGGAAAGCACGGGCTTGTGAAGGGGCGTCGGGGACCGGCCTGA
- a CDS encoding response regulator, producing the protein MAKILIAEDDPISQRFVSAILERMGHSAMVSPNGRHAWEALSAENSFALLITDIMMPGMDGTTLIRTLRADERFKDLPVIVMSAFIGVSEISGLLAVGATWFMPKPVERSVLEEYVKRALD; encoded by the coding sequence ATGGCTAAAATCCTCATCGCCGAAGACGATCCCATCTCCCAGCGCTTTGTGTCCGCCATCCTGGAACGAATGGGCCACAGCGCAATGGTGAGCCCCAACGGACGCCACGCCTGGGAGGCCTTGAGCGCCGAGAACAGCTTCGCCCTGCTCATCACGGACATCATGATGCCCGGCATGGACGGCACCACGCTCATCCGCACCCTGCGCGCCGACGAACGCTTCAAGGACCTGCCCGTCATCGTCATGAGCGCCTTCATCGGCGTCAGCGAGATCTCGGGCCTGCTCGCCGTTGGGGCCACGTGGTTCATGCCCAAGCCCGTGGAGCGTTCCGTGCTGGAGGAATACGTCAAGCGTGCCCTGGACTAG